The sequence below is a genomic window from Flavobacterium sediminilitoris.
CGTTCCAGTATCTTTAGCCATGCGATATGGGAACCCAAGCATTGAGTCTGGGCTACAAGAGTTAAGTGATAAAGGGGTAACAGAAGTTTTATTGTTTCCGTTATATCCACAGCATGCAATGGCTTCAACGGTAACTATTTTGGTATTAGCAGAAGAATTGCGTAAGAAGAAATTTCCTCACATGAACTTCACTATAGTTCCAGCGTTTTATAATCAAAAAGATTATATTAGAGACTTATCAAATTCTATTAAAAAACATTTAGAAGGGTTTGAGTATGATCATTTATTATTTTCTTATCATGGAATTCCTGAGCGTCATGTTCGTAAAACAGATGTTACAAAGAGTCATTGTAAAATAGACGGAAGTTGTTGTAATACACCTTCTCCAGCTCATGAATTTTGCTATCGTCATCAATGTTTTGAAACCACAAAACAAGTTGTTGCGTTTTTAGGAATAGAAGAAGGTAAATATAGTCAAACATTTCAATCTCGTTTAGCAGGTGATAAATGGTTAGAACCTTATACAGATGTAGAGATTAATAAAATGCCAGAAAAAGGTATTAAAAAATTAGCAGTTGTAACTCCAGCCTTTGTATCAGATTGTTTGGAAACATTAGAAGAAATAGCAATGGAAGCAAATCATCAGTTTAAAGAACACGGTGGTGAAGAATTTAAAGCTGTTCCTTGTTTAAATGATGATGATGATTGGTGTAAAACATTAAGCCGTTGGATAGATCAATGGGCTTTTCAAACAGAAGAACAAATAGTATAATGGCAGTTTCTTCAACAGAATTAGGAACATTAGACATAAAAAAATTATTGATAAAACAATCTGTTCCAGCATCTATTGGAATTTTGTTTATGTCAATAAATATTTTAATAGATACAATCTTCGTAGGACAGTGGATAGGAGCATTGGCAATAGCAGCAGTTTCTGTT
It includes:
- the hemH gene encoding ferrochelatase — encoded protein: MKGVLLVNLGSPESPTPKDVKPYLDEFLMDKYVIDVPFLLRALLVRGIILRKRPEKSAEAYKKIWWEEGSPLIVLSKRMKAKVEQDVSVPVSLAMRYGNPSIESGLQELSDKGVTEVLLFPLYPQHAMASTVTILVLAEELRKKKFPHMNFTIVPAFYNQKDYIRDLSNSIKKHLEGFEYDHLLFSYHGIPERHVRKTDVTKSHCKIDGSCCNTPSPAHEFCYRHQCFETTKQVVAFLGIEEGKYSQTFQSRLAGDKWLEPYTDVEINKMPEKGIKKLAVVTPAFVSDCLETLEEIAMEANHQFKEHGGEEFKAVPCLNDDDDWCKTLSRWIDQWAFQTEEQIV